agaaagagagaggtagGGGGTGGAAAGAGCAACAGCGAGAATACATAAGAGATGCAAGTTTTGATAAGCAGCATCCAGTGCAGGCAACTTTGTCCAGAAGAAAGAACTGCagataaaggcaaaaataaaaaaaaaaaaaaggggagggaaaggaggggcaAAACCCCTCCACCACTAAACAAACCAAACACTGATTTATTTCTCAAACCCTCATCTTATTCAAGAATCCCAGCTGACAACGAGGTTGAACAAAGATCTTTGCGAACACCTAGGCTGAACAGTAGATCTCCAGCTCGTCACAGCAGCAAGTTCCTCCAGGAGCATTTCAGTGTAATTTGCGGACTAAAAGTTTGTTCAAACCAAAACAACTTAACCTAAGCCATAGTGTAGCCATGGGGCAGCTGTGGCCACCTGCAGCTTCTGAGCTTCATAACAGCAGGAGCTAGACACTTGGCTAATGCTTGAACAAAGACTTCCTCAGCTTAGGAAGCATCTTTTCTTCTTGTGCAATTGAAGACTTTTTAGGAAATTCAGACAGGTGCCTCTTGACTTCACTTTCGTGTTCTTGTACCTAGTATTGCCAGGACAAGGAGACTGTTTTCCACAAAGCTTAACCACTTAGGGTACTTGGGCCATTAAAACTTGGTTTCGGCAAAGAATTAAAGTTAATCAAACTCTTGCTCAGATTACCCCGTTCATAAGTTGGAAGTACTAATAAATCACATAGAATTCTTAAGATGTGCGTAGGTGATTGGTGGGAGCTTTGTCTCCATTTTTCAATAACACCTGAAATTTATGTTACGAACACATATGTAACAGTGAAGAGAGACTGAAGTCGTAACACAGCTCTCCTTTTGCAAAACTCAGATGACATCTTTTGGCCAACCTTGGTTCTGCAGGTACGAAATCAAAGATTTATTCAGTAAAGTACTGAAATTGAAATcctttttgttaagaaaaacatCACTGAACTGTGGAGCATGAAGTAGTGATGTAACAGCCACCTCAAAGCAACAAAGACCATTTCAGAGAGCACGAAGCAAAGCACGCTgaacaaaaataggaaagaacATGCCAAAGGCTCCACCACCAGAGCTCAGAACCCCCCTGAGCTGACAGCAAGCTGCTGGTTTCTAATGCACTTCAGTAGCCTACAGCCAGCCTTCCACAGTTAGCATCTTTTGGCTGATTTGAGAGAAGTACAAAGTCAGAGTCTGAACTAACCAACCCACTCTAGAACAAGTCCCTAAAGGATTGGCTCCAAAATTTCAGCAGGAAGGCATGAGAAGTATGCTTTATGACCCACTTATCTGCTGCCTAGCGTTCCAATACCCTTTTAAGAATTGCTTGTTGACcacatttttcccctctgcattgTTTCTAATTGAAAAAACCTcaccagaagacaaaaaaatgtattttttctctttaagaaatgaGAAGTACCCAGTTAAGTTTGCTTAACCCAAATAGAAACCATaattcttcctcctttccacAATTGCTTGGCTCCCAGTCATCTTTTTCCTTCAAGTTGCTAAAGAACTTCAGCCAAACCATTCTGAGTCTCCAAGAGCACAGGCTCAAAGAAGCCAAACTCAAGTAGACGCCCCACCATTTGTTAGCACGGTACTGTAGTGCAGGCCAATGGGCCGTaaagtccctgagcagcaattaACTAATGCAGTAAGAAGTAAGATTCTTACCTGACCGACAACTGGAGAGATCCAACAGTAGCAGTTTGAACTGGTTCTTCAGGATAAAGACAAAGATTTAGTAAAATTTCAAGTGTTTTATTTAACAATACTTCTTTGAAGGTTAACCTCTCCACAGCaaatataaagaaggaaaaacttttttttttttcatgtcatacCATGCTTTGTAACCCCAAGAGAAACGCATGCCTTGGATTCTTTGTTTTCTACTTTCTACTGAAGTATTAAGCCTGTGGTAGTAAAGAGCACACGCCACCAGTGTGACCAATTGATATCCGACAAAACCACAAGGTGTGCGCAGTTCTACTTTCAGTTCTCAGTACTATTATATCTCTGAACAGAGAAACCTCTGTTCGACTAAAACAATACCAAAAAACTCTTTCTCAAAGTTTAGACAAACATCTTccttcagaaggggaaaaaaaaagaaaaaaggaagaaagaaaaaaaaatctgtcccaaataattttcttttctctttacccCCACAAGTAAATTCAAACACTTTGAATCAATGGAAATAAAGTTAAGCCTCAAAGACTAAGTACATGAACACTTGCCTTGCTACCGGTCTGTTATAATTCAAAGATTTAATCCATGTTTCTATAGATGTTGTATTTGcagggttttttgctttatttttaagacaaGTACAACGCTCACTTGATTTGCATGTTACAAAGATGTTTAACTGCTGATAAACACATATGTGCATATGAGCCTaccaaagttaaaatatttttatgtagatTGTCAAATTAACTAAAGCACAATTTGGATATCTTGGCCAGTGAACTCGTGCTCCCTCTGCTGACTGGTTAATTTAGTGGAACCTCAATAGTATGAGGATGTCCTTTCTTTTATGTATTAACAATTATTTCCATTGTCGGAAAACTGCAGAGCTACAAACACTTAAGCAAACTCACAACGCCTACTCAAACTACTTTTACCCCAGCTGGAACATTTATGCTCTCTGACCTGGAATCTGGCATCTTTTCATATGAGCATTCAGCAGAAAGAATGCCAGATTCCAGTACAGCAACCAAAACTTTAAGTCTTTTATCCATTTAATAAAGATTAGTTTTAAGtgtgaaatgaatatttttacttACGAAAACAGAGTAACACTCTCTCATTGTTAACAAagaagttaccaaaaaaaaaagatcccccGAAACTCCCAATACATTATGGAGGCCTGAatacttaaatataaataaacatcATAATTTAGGAACATGGAATAAGAGTtccggaggaaaaaaagtgacaaagTTGTATTTCAACCCGAGGTTTAAGttttagggaagaaaataatattttttctagtATTTACATCAGTGCTTAACCTCAGATGTTTTACTTAAGAGTCAATGCCCATAATACCATGTTTTGAACACAGAATTTGTGTGACTCTGTTTTTGACTATTGCTTCTCTGGACTGCtatggaaataaagaaaacaaatgccaagCAGAACTATCTAACCTAAACCAAGCAGACTACCCGCAAAGATGTTTGTTCCAACATATTTTCAATATTGCAGGACTTGCATCTAAATGTGCTATCAAATCTTCACATCATTGTGCTTGCAGGAGCAGATTAATGAATTTAGTTTGCTCATTTAAACATTGTTGATTCTCCAAGTCACAAAATACTACTTATTAATGCCTATTAGCTGTGCTTGCAGTTAGAGATGAAAGAATGATCCAGTTCAAACGGGtagaataattattttccttaccACAAGTATGGATAGGTTTCTTTCATTGGCCTGCAACATATTCCAGGAAGTATGCAGTTAAATCCACAAtttgcactaaaaaaaaaccaaaaccaaaacaaaaaccaaaccaacctctAACTAGTTTAATGTTATCCTTTCCCACTACAGGATAATTATAGCATTGCATATTAAACTGAACAAAACTAACGTGAAATTAGAAATAGTACCTTTCTTACTGTCAAACACATTCCCCAAAATAATCATTATCAATTTGCAGTTGCAATGACCTATGTATCCAGGAGTAACACTTAAATGACATAGTGCCACAATGACTCTTTCAAAAGACGACCTAGATTTCACCACTGGCTggtgaaaagaacaaaacaacttatttttgttttatgacTATATAATAGCTGGTTTGCTACATTACTTTTGCAGTTGCAGGTTTGCTCTGTATCAAAAGTTTTCTAGATTATCTTCATAAAAAATGTATCGCTTCATATCAGCTCTAATATGGTTTAGCCCCTTTGTTCCTCTAGCTACACTGTTAAGTAATTTCTCTGTTAAGAGGTAGTCTAGAAATGCATTCTTTTACTGCTTTATGTCGAAATTTCAAGCAATGAAACATGTAACTAATCACACAAAAGGATTTGTATGAGCAAATAGAAACAGCCCACTTTGAGCCGAAAGGATTTAGGAATGCTGCTGAAGAGCTCTCCCCTCCTCACCCAATTGCCTGGTAGGTAGACCAGACCCCTCTTGAGGTTAAGACAGGGCCTGACCTTCattgtttgcctttttccagcaGATGAAACCTCAGTCCCCGCAGTACCAGCCTCAAGGATGAAGGCACACTTTAAAGTAAGTTGGGCTCAAGCAACAAGAATTTCAGCAACCTCTGTAACATCTTGCACATACCTAAAGTTTTCCTGCAGTCCCTGTCACCAAGATTTAAGCGTCAGATTTCTTGAGGCAATCCTGTTTTGTGGCTATCGAGGGGAATAAACCTActaattttatctgaaaaataggGCTACCTGCCTCCAGGTTGAATTGCTGGATGTACTCCAATACATACTAgatgaaaaaaaacttaagagTAAATTAGTTTTCCAGAACAGAAATCTTTTAAGGATGCATTCAGTGATTGCAATTGTAGCACTGAATTACAGGTCAATCCTGAATAGTCAAAagcatgaatattttttaaacagctttagtTTCCTTCTAATCAATCTTCAAAACAGATTATTTAAATGCCTGAAAAAGCACCAACAATTTTTATCTCGAAGAAAGGTAtacaaaaagccccaaatccaCAACTGCTACTGGTTTATGCCCCAAGATCTCATCTACTTAAGGTCTTGAGAAAAACTTAAGTACTTTTTCATCTGCTAAACTGCAGAAGGATTAACACTTATTTTGAGtgaaattcagggaaaaaaaggcaatatttttatcttctttgctGCACCCACACGGGTTCTTACTCAGTGGCAACAGCAGTAAACAGTCCTGTATTCCCAGTACGCACATTCTCGCGGGCAACAGTTACTGCTGTGCGTAAACAAGGAAAAGAGTCACTAGAGAACACCATATgtgaaatttaagaaaatacagcTAATTTGCAAGCTTGGATTGGCTCTCCAGAAAACacaatataaaagaaaaccaTTGTAAAATACACAAAACTGTATGTTCAGAGATTAGAACATACATTCATTAGAGAAAATAAGTCTGCACTTATAAGGAAAACCTGACATCCAAAGGCAAGAATAAGAGTAAAATAAAGATTAAACATATTTTGGTGAAATATCAGCACTGTTATTTCTCTCTTCTAAGTTAAACCTGAAGAGAAAGGTGCTCTCTCTTTTGTTGTATTTATATTTAGATGAATTTTTGAACTTCTGGACCTGTCAAACTTCATTTAAATTACAGTTGGTAGATTTGATGCACAGCACTTTATAGaccaaaacttaaaaaaagggTATATTCTTTAAGCAAGTTAGACACTTAAATGCTTAAGTCTAGTACTGTTAATTCTTAAACAGGGAATTGTGAAGTTCCTCATGTGTGTTTGAGCTGTAAGTTGTCACAGAAGTCCACACACAGTTAAGAGAATATGTATTCACACTTCAAAATAATTATGGAAGAAAACACAATTTTGTTTCCTAGCTTAAAACaaaagaattgggaaaaaaaaagtctgacaaTCCCAGGGCTCTTTGAACAGCCTTCTTTAGTGTTGTCTTCACATATACAAGGCAATTCATTAAAGTACCTGACACTGTTACATCAAATAAAGGTTTggtagtttatttatttaattcaatTACAGTGCTTCAGTAGGATGCTACTCATTTTCCACAAGAGCGAAGCCTTTCTTACACTCCATGCAGCTACATGTATTATCCATCCCTCTATTAAATTGTACCAGTCTCAGTGAAATTTGTCTCATTTGTTCATTTGGAAAGTTTTACCAGTGGTTCCCATGGAATCAGAACTGGGTCAGCAATCTTTAGTTCAGTTACATTTCAGTGaacttttattaaaacatttttcttcagtgtgtaCAGCCCTGGAAACCCAGGGACCTTTCACCAAACTCGTTTCTATAAAGTTATTTTCAAGACTAGTAAGTAACAGAAAGACTTACGAAATTCCAGACCATAACACTGGTAACAGCTTGACTATCAGAGAAAAACAGTAATGGTTTCAGTATCAAAGCTGGCTAGTGGTATAGAACAGCAGCAGTGCAAGTCCCTATTCATTGTTTCTGTAGTAATTTTCAAttgtttctgaattaaaatacaCTACAGTAACTGTGATATCATCTCTGTACATTCTTGCAAGGTCTTCAGGCAGTGTCAGCATTGCAGCAAGTTTCTCTTGGTCCACCTCCCCATACTCATTACTTCCAATTGCATGCCTTATTAAATGAGTAGCTATGTTCTGGTCAAGTGAGGCAATGcccctgtttttcctctgaagtAACAAGCTGTGCATATAACCCAAATTAACTGGTTTCTCAAAAGCCAGTTGCGGTTTCTGCACATTAAGCTCCGTAAGGTGTCCAGCAACAAGTTTTACAACCTTCTCATTACTTAGCATCTCCCATAGTCCATCTGAAGCAATAACTAGAAACTTATCCTTGCTTCTTAATTTGTGGTATGTGACTTCAGGCTCTGCAGTTAAATAAGGGGGTGTATGGTAGTTTGGAGGAACATACTGATAAATATTTAAAGCCTCGACATCACAGCTATTCTCAAGAACGCTGTGTTGCAATTCTTTACTCCATTTTAATTGCACATCTCCAAAAGCTCTGGAGGGCATGAGAATCCCCAGTAATCTGTCATTCACAAGTAGGGTTTTCTCCTCAGATCTTGGATGTTCTCTCTTCAGTCTTCTGATTTCAAATTCATCGAAGGCATTGTGGTCTCGGGTTAGAGGGAGAGTAGACCACGTTCCATCTTCTTCATGAACCCCTAAAATTGCTCTGCAATCGCCAGTATTGGCAACATGTAAGTGAACACCATCAATGTGAGCTACGCAGGCTGTTGCACCAGAAAAAGCTACTTGAAGGGCAATATTTCTCATCAATTCGTTTTCCTGGGGAGCCTGAACTTCCAGTGATATGTCTGAGTCTAACCTTTTGAATGCACATATCATGGCTTCTTCTAAACTAAACCCTGGCTCAGTGTCTAGGTCCAGTAAATGTTGCCAGTAAACCCGGAGGTTTTCGAAATATTGTGAAGTTATTTCCCGATACTCTACATCATTTGGATGCTTGTGCCACTGCAGAATAGGCAGAACTGGTTTCATGCACTCCACAGCAAGCTCGATCTCTTCCAAGGTTTGCCGAGACATGAGAGAAACCGCTATATAATGAAGTAGTCTCTCACTTACTGCCTGAGCACACGCAGAACCTGCATGACCATCAAAGACTCCAAACATCATCCCTTTGGTCTGCAAGCAAGTGGCTGCACTTCTGCGGTCTTCAATAGGGGTGTTGGATGCCAATTGGTTACTTTCAAACTTCAACACGgaatttgcatttttaccattCAAATCCAGTATTTTATGGGATAATTCACCTGCTCTGAGCATATCATTGATTTGTGTTGGAGACAACTGGAAAGAGAAATGTTCTTCTTCAGTGGAAGTGTGTCGGAACGCTTTCTTTAAGGAGAAAGTATTGTCcaagctgcagctcccagcagggtAGAGacatgttttggagaaaacaagcTTCCATTTTATCTTGTTTCTATTTGGGATACAGATGGAGTACAAACGTCCTTTTTCTTGTAAAACAATGCTGTTTCTTGCTGAGCTTAAGATCCAGGATGATACAGTTCTTGACATCATAAGTCACTCCACAAATAGGAACACCTTCCTTCAGTAACAGAGAATGTCCTTTCAGCCTGGAATGCAAGAATAGGAAAGGCATAAAATCTAGAAGGTTCACAAGAAGCTTTCTATATAGCAATACAAAAGCAAGTCTAGAGCTCACAGAAATATTCagaacttttttccaaaaaagaccGCTTTAGATAGAGGCATCTTAAAAGCGATAAAATTTCCACCACTTAATTATAAACTTGGTGAATTTAGCTTAGGATATGACTGCCTCTCTCCAGCTAACTCATCAGAAaagctaatttttattttccaggcatGTTTTTCCTCATTGTGGCAAGGCTAACAAGAAATTCCAACATTACAAGAAATGTAATCGTAAACTGTTCAGTGAAAAGCCTCGTTTAACATGACACAGAACAAACAGATGCAACAAGTTTGAAAATAGGAACTTAAGTGACAATTAATGCGTAACTTTAAAAAAGCCTGCTAGAGTATAAATCTATTAATACActctaaatatcaaaaccaaGAGAAGATCACTACTCAAACCctacagaaaaactgaaagatgTGGCAAATTAATGATTTATATGAATTGCCATGATCCTCACAACCGGAACAAGCTTGTCTACCTTTCCAATTCTGTTCCAGCTTATAAGgtcaactcttcttttttttttttttttaaccttcaagGTCTTAACCAACCTTCACTCAAGTAGGACTTCTTTGTGCAGCTGAAGGCAGATTCTACTGCTGGTTAATTAATGCATTTATCATGGCATTGTGCACTTTGATGCAGTGAAAGTTACAGCACTGTTACATTGACAATGTTTACAGGTTTACAATTTGGCTTGTTCATTTGGAGTGCGATTAGAACAAGCAGCTGTGAAGAGCTCTGCTGCCAACAGCACTAAAACCTAGGGCACCTGAACAGCTGAAGTTCTTCAGTTGCCATGGGAGAGGTCCATCATGTTGTCTCCTACTTTAAATAAGGTATTCAAGCTGTGGGAAATTGCTAAGTACAACAGGATGCTTACTCCACAACAGAATTTTGCCCCATGGATTTCAAAAGCTAACTGTATAGTAGCACTGCAAGTACAATTACTCCCATAAGATAATGCTAGCAGCCAGTTAGAACAATATAGTTTTCTGTGAGCTCTGAATCACTTTCAGCTGGCCTGTAGCACTGTGCTTTAGGTCTCAGGCCAAAGATGCTACATACTACTGCTATATTGTTTTTTTAGCAGGGCATTTCATGAGAAATAACAAGCCAGCCTGGCCATTGCATAAAAATTGTTCTAAGAAATCAGCAGGAACTAAAAACAAACTTGAACTATTCTAAACAAAAGGCCTACTGATATAACCCAAGGACTTTACTGAAATcccatttggaaaacaaaagcaatgtgtcacaaaacatttctgaaatgtacCACCCATGCTTAACAACAGAAAAGAGTAGATAAGCTCCCACCAAAAAGGACCCCACCGCTATAATTCTGGGGACTCTATGAGGACAGGCAAAGACACAGCATAATTTTACTGCTGATGTCAGGAGAGCAGATGGAAAAGGTGATGCCAGTTCATTGCTTGAGGCTTGCCTGCAGTCTCCTGGGACACTGGCATCTCCCAACACAACTGACACCTTTTGTTGCACTGCAGAGGGAATGTAACCAAAATAAAGCTAATAGGAAAACAGCTGATACTGCTAACTTCAGCATCAGCTAAACCCAAAAAGCACCAACAGTGTAAGAAAAGCCTTTGTGTTTGCCAACCTTTCCCAGGTCATTCCccatcctgttttttcttctttctcttccctcccttctgaACCACAGGACATTGAAACAATGACGCCTTTCATGTTCTTGACTCAAAAAGCCGATAGAAACAGTGTTTTAAGCAAACTTACCGTGTTCACTTCAGCGGGCTGACAGACACAGCAAggtgatgggtttttttcctagcagcAGAGTTGCCTAATACCACTTAGACATGTGTTTGCCTAAGGTCAAGCAGCATCGATCAGTCCTGAAGCACATTTCTGAACCACCCCTACTCACTGCCCCTAACTACAATTCTCACATCCTGGGGTTCCTACCCAGCCACAGTGTGCAGACTCCACCGCTTCTGCCCAGGACACCCACCCACATCCATTAGCCACTCCAGCACAAGCCACGTTAAAACACGGCAGCGGTGCTAATAAAAGCAATGTGCTAAAGACCATTATGTAAGAGCCAATTACATAAACCTTACTCTCCCTGTGGCACACCTACCACTTCAGCACCAAACCCGGCACTTCCTCATCAGGTGAATCAGTGTAATCATTGAAACCCACTTGCTGCCGGGCAGTCAGGGTACACACTGGGGGCTCACAGAAAAGCAACGCCCactttttccaataaaataacaGATATCCATTACCTTTAGTTTTAGAACCCCCCCAAACAGTCCCCCCCCATATTCCCCTCACGCACGCTCCCGACACTGCCCACACACCCAACCCTTATCCCACACACATCCCCTCACACCAACCCtaccccactccccccccccacaaGCTCCCCGGCTCCCCTCACTGACCCCGCACCCTGCCCCACGTGCCCCATCACACAcacagccccctcccacccctaCCCCTCACACACCCCCGCGGGCCTTTCCCGGCAGAGCCGCCCCACGGCCTTCCTGCCCCCGCGGCTCCGTCCCCCCGCTGCCGTGAGGGCTGACCCTTGAGCAGACTCGTCAAGTCAGGCCCGGCTCCGCTCCCTCTGTCCCGCGGCAtcgcgccctgcccggctcagCCCGCGGCACGGCTGAagggccggcggccgccgcccaGTCGAGCCCCCGCGAGCGGCGCTCCCCCGCGCGGCTCACCCGGAGGCGGCTGAAGCGCCCCTCTGCGCTGGGCGGCGGCGCCCTctgcctgcccgcccccccaCCCTGCGTGGCGCCCCCGGCCGCACCCACCGGCCGCAGCAGCCGCCACGCGACCCCCGCCACCTGCAGGTTCCGGGCttgccggcgcggcgcgggcggtgGGCGCTGACTGACAGTCCCGTCGCCCAACCGGCGCCCCCAACGCCAGAGCCGCCCTCGGCGCCCCGCCCCGAGCAACGGCCGCGCCGTGGGGCGGCGCGCGGGTTCCTGTCAGGACACGGCGTGACGGCCGAAGCGCGTGGAGCCGAGCCCggcctccctcccgcccctccgCCATGTTCTCCTCAGCGCCTGCCTTTGCCCGCAGCAGCTCCGCCGCCGGCAAGCTTGGGCACAGCTGCGGGTAAAGTTCGTTCCGGAGCTGCCGGCAGGCCCAGGGGTGAGAAGAGATGCCCGGGGgcgggacctgggccgggccgggccgcgctgggCCCCGGAGCCTCCCGTCACCTCAGCTGCCCCACGCTCGGTCAAGAGAGCTGTGCCCTTGGCTGCCTCACAGCGCGGATGAGGTGCTGAGGTCAGGCCACCTCGGCCCTGCGCTTCTCGGTTTCTTGCGTAAGGAGGATAATAAAGTGAGCAATCAAAGCAAGCAGATGATATGCATTAGAAAATAAAGcatcagcaagattttttttgccattaataAAGTTCAAAAAACGTTGTTCTCATGAGGCAGGGTCCttaggatttttgtttggttgggtgttTGTTTAAATACAATTCTACACCCTTCAGCGCTGAGGCCATCAGCTGATGAGGCTCAAAATCACAAA
This Calonectris borealis chromosome 12, bCalBor7.hap1.2, whole genome shotgun sequence DNA region includes the following protein-coding sequences:
- the PDP2 gene encoding pyruvate dehydrogenase [acetyl-transferring]-phosphatase 2, mitochondrial, with the translated sequence MMSRTVSSWILSSARNSIVLQEKGRLYSICIPNRNKIKWKLVFSKTCLYPAGSCSLDNTFSLKKAFRHTSTEEEHFSFQLSPTQINDMLRAGELSHKILDLNGKNANSVLKFESNQLASNTPIEDRRSAATCLQTKGMMFGVFDGHAGSACAQAVSERLLHYIAVSLMSRQTLEEIELAVECMKPVLPILQWHKHPNDVEYREITSQYFENLRVYWQHLLDLDTEPGFSLEEAMICAFKRLDSDISLEVQAPQENELMRNIALQVAFSGATACVAHIDGVHLHVANTGDCRAILGVHEEDGTWSTLPLTRDHNAFDEFEIRRLKREHPRSEEKTLLVNDRLLGILMPSRAFGDVQLKWSKELQHSVLENSCDVEALNIYQYVPPNYHTPPYLTAEPEVTYHKLRSKDKFLVIASDGLWEMLSNEKVVKLVAGHLTELNVQKPQLAFEKPVNLGYMHSLLLQRKNRGIASLDQNIATHLIRHAIGSNEYGEVDQEKLAAMLTLPEDLARMYRDDITVTVVYFNSETIENYYRNNE